Genomic segment of Candidatus Bipolaricaulota bacterium:
CCTCTTTAATCAAAGCCGACCAGCCGAGGTGAGGAATAAACTCGATATTTTTCAAATCTTTCGCCAAATCTTTTATTTTCGCTTCATCCGGACCCGAGCCGATTATTTTCAAATGAATATTCGGCAACCCTCTCATGACCTTGATCAAAGTGTCATATCCCTTGGCCATTTCCAATCTGCTGTATGAAATGATGTAATCTTTTAATTCGCTGGTCGCGTGAAATCTGTCCAAATCAATAAAATGAGGCAAGACCCTGATTTTCCCCTCGGGCCAACCCCATTCCACAAACTTGTTTTTGGTGAAATTACTCGGCGTCAAAAACAAATCAATGTTTTTTTGATAAACATTCATTAATCGATGAATGGTCGATTCAACGGCAATGGCCAGTCCGGCCAACCGGGAATTCTTGAAACATTTCTGAAACACCGGTTGATAGTATTTATAGCGTTTGCATTTTTCGCACACATCCGTTTTATTGAACAGCGTGTAATTGGGACAAATCAATTTATAATCATGGACGGTCATCACCGATGGAATATTTCTTTCTTTGGCCGCGGATAAAATCGACGGCGATATTTGATGATAAATATTATGATAATGAATGACATCCGGCTTGAATTCATCCAGCATTTTTGCGAATTTTCTTTTGGCGTCCAATGAATAAATCATTCGACCGATCATCTTTAAACCGGTCAAACTGTAAATAGGCTTTGACATATCCACATAGCTGACGAAATATTTATCAAAATCGCTCTGCTGATTTTGCGGGTGATGCATGGAAAAAAACGCGACCTGATGCCCCTCTTCCGATAATAACCTGGCCTGCTCGAACATGGAAATTTCAGCGCCGCCTTTCGGGTAAAAAAACTTATTGACCAGCAATATTTTCATATTTTTCAAACTTTTAATTTTTCTTTTTGCGCCAAGGAAACCACGCAAGCCAGCGTCAACCAGAAATAAAACGCCAACGTGCGCACTTCAAGGTAAGTGCCGAGCAAGGCTTGAAAACCGACGGCCAAAACAATGCCCACGCAAGCGAACGACAATGCCCGCAAAAACTTATCCTTGGTCGATTTATATACTTTTAAATTATAAACCAACAACAGCACAAAAGCCACCACATAAGCGCAAAATCCCACAATGCCGGTCTCTCCGAGTAATGAGAACCAATTGTTATCGATATAACCTTCAGTGCCGTAAACGCCGAAAGGCAAGCTCAATTTGTCGTAAACGGTCGTATTATGCAGAGCCGCCACCGCTCCCCCGCCGTATTGACCGGGTCCGGCCCCGAAAACCGGATACGCGGGCAAAACCGTGGTTAACGTATTTACGAAAAAATACAACCGGCCGAAATAATAATATTCTCCCCGCCATCTGGCCAATGAAAACGCTTCGAAAAATCTCTCCGAGATGGTTTGACCGGGCACGTCCGTCAAATATTTCACGGCAATGCCGGAGTACAATAAATACGAAGACAGCAACGCGACCAAAATCACGAAAACGATAAGCACTCTTCTGTCTTTTCGTAAAAAAATCGCAATGAATAAAAAAGCTCCCAAAAAACCGAACCAAGACGCGCGCGAATAGGTCAAAATCAAAGCGGGAAAACCCAAGATAAAAATCAGCCATTTAACATATTTCTTTCTGATAAATTCCGGGTTGTAATACATCAGACCGACCGCGATCAGCAAAACCAAACATAAAAATGTTCCCAGCTGATCATATCTGCCCATAAAGGCGCTGACTCTCTGACCCGGCTCCCAAAATTGATCAGTGCCTGAAGTCAGCTGAATGTCGCCGTAAAACTTCCTGTCTTCGGGAATCAAAATACTGTCCGCCGGCGCTCCGATAGCCGCCTGCAATACGCCCACTCCACTTTGAAAAACCAAAATTATCAACAACACTTTGATAATTTGTTTAATAAAATTTTTGTCGAGATTCAAATATACTATGGTGTAAAAAAGCAAAATAAATCGGATTATTTGCCTGATGCCCAAAACTGAAATCTTCAGTGGCACGAAATTAACCACAGCTGAAATTATCATGACAATAAAAAAAATCAGCATGGGAATGTCAATCGGCGTTTTCTTATATTTTCTGGTGTACAAAATTTTCAAAAAAGCGACCAGCGTCAATAAATACAACAAGCCTTCGCTGAAATATCTGGCAAAGATATATATCGAGTCCGGGACATATTTTAAAACAAACGGTTCAAAAGCTATATAGGCGATCAAAAAAAGCAAGATTAATTTAGGTCGAAGAAACGTCAACACAACGAAAATCGCGCCGACGAAAAAACTTATGGCGAGCAGCGGCGAATAAAAAACTATCATCGCGCTGGCGAATACAATCACGATTGATAAAAAAACAATCTTTTTTAAATTAAGTCCTGAAAATTCGTCGTCCGAAAACGACTCCATTTTTTTTAACAAAGACATATTTACAAATATTATAACATAAATATGACAATCCGATAAATATCATTTTAAAATTATAAAAGGGATAGATAAATCTATCCCTTTAGGCTGACTTTGTCAGCCGGTTAGGTGGCGCTATGGCGCCACGCCGCAGTCAAGAGGACACGAGTCCGGGGTCTCGTTCTGGGAGCAGAACAGATCCCCGCACACTTCCCCGCAGTCGGCCGGGCACGAGTTCGTGGTCTCGCTCGCCCGACAGACGGAATCTCCGCAAACGACGCCGCAGTCGGCTCGGCAAGAAACAGTATCTTCACCGAGGCCGCAGAAGCCGTCGCCGCAGGACGAGCCACAGTCGCTCGCGCAAGTGACCGGCGTTTCAGGCGCCACGCACGCGCCGTCTCCGCAAATCACCCCGCAATCGGCCGGGCAGTTGATGGTGTCCTCGCCGACTCCGCAGAAGCCGTTGCCACACGGTTCTCCGCAATCAGCCGGACACGTTCTGGTGTTTTCGTTCGCGCTGCAGAGTGTGTCGCCACACTCCCAGCCGCAATCGGCTTCGCAGTTCACGGAACTCTCGAAGCCGTTGCAAATGCCGTCTCCGCAGAGCGACCCGCAATCCGCGGCGCAGTTGATCGAGGTTTCGACCGCCGCGTCACAGAAAGCGTCGCCGCAATTTTGGCCGCAATCGCCGGCGCAGTTCGCCGACGTCTCGCCTCCATTGCAGACATGGTCGCCACATCGGGTACCGCAGTCTGCTGGGCAATTCAGCGTGGTTTCGCCGGGAGTGCAGTCGCCGTTGCCGCAGACGCTTCCGCAATCTGCCGGACAAGTGGCGCTGTTTTCGTTCTGCGAGCAGTAGGCGTCGCCGCATTCCTGTCCGCAGTCCTCCTCGCAGATGGACGAATCCTCGCTCGCCCCGCAGGTCGTATCGCCGCAAGCGTCGCCGCAGTCGGCGGGACAGCTGGTCGTCGTTTCCGACTCCCCGCATGTACCGTCGCCGCAAGCATTGCCGCAGTCAGCCGGGCATGTCACCTGCGTTTCCGCGCCGTTGCAGGCATCATCACCGCAAACATATCCGCAATCGCTCGGACACGTCACCGTGTCTTCGCCGACACCGCAGATCTTGTTGCCGCAATTCTCGCCGCAATCGGCCGGGCACGTCCGGGTGTCTTCGTTCGGCGAGCAGTATGCGTCTCCGCATACCGCGCCGCAATCGCTTTCGCAGCTCACCGAGTTTTCCGACTCGCCACATACCATGTCACCGCAGGAATCCCCGCAGTCCACGGCGCAGCTTGCCGAAGTCTCGCCGGCCGCGCAGAAACCATCGCCGCATTCCAGGCCGCAGTCGGCCGGGCAATTCAGCGTGGTCTCGGTCCAGTTGCAGGCACCATCCCCGCAGGACGAGCCGCAGTCAAGTGGACAAATCCACGTGCCTTCGCTCATCGAGCAGTAGCCGTCACCACAGGATTCCCCGCAGTCCGGCAGGCAGGTGGCGCTGCTTTCGTTCTGCGAACAGTAGGCGTCGCCGCACTCCTGTCCGCAATCCGGTTCGCACGAGGACGAATCCTCGTTCCTGCCGCACGCGCCGTCCCCGCAGATATCGCCGCAGTCATCGGGGCAGCTCGTCGAGCTCTCGCTCGATCCGCATGTCCCGTCGCCACAGCTGTCTCCGCAGTCCGCCGGACACGTCGCGGAATTCTCGGCGCCGTTGCACGACGTATCGCCGCAGGTCGAGCCACAGTCCGCCGGACAAGAGGACGTATCCTCTCCGTTGCCGCAAACGCCGTTTCCACAACGCTCACCGCAATCGTCCGGACACCTGACCGTGTTCTCTCCGCTACCGCAGAAGCCGTCACCGCAGTTCACGCCGCAATCGCTTTCGCAGCTCGCCGGAGTCTCCGACGATCCGCACACCGTATCACCGCAGGCATCCCCGCAATCCACGGCGCAGTTCGTCGAAGTCTCGCCGGCCGCGCAATAGGCGTCGCCACACTGCGCCCCACAGTCCGTGAGGCAACTCCAGGTGGTCTCGCCCCAGTTGCACACGCCGTCTCCGCAGCTCGGCCCACAGTCGGCCGGGCAGTTCATCGAGCCTTCGCTCGAAGAACACCACCCGTCGCCGCAGGATTCCCCGCAGTCCGTCATGCACGTAACCGTGGTTTCGGTCCCGTTGCAGGTTCCGTCACCACACTCAGTGCCGCAATCCAGCGCGCACGTCACCGTGTCCTCGCTGGTATCGCATGCCCCGTCTCCGCAGTACGGCCCGCAGTCCGCGGGACAGCTCGACGTCGTCTCCGACGCTCCGCACGTCCCGTCGCCACAGGCGTCGCCACAGTCGCTCGGGCAGCTCGCCGGAGTCTCGGCTCCGTTGCATGCGGCGTCCCCGCAGTTCGTCCCGCAGTCATCCGGGCACGTCACCGAGCTTTCACTCGATCCGCACGCCGAATCTCCGCAGAAGTCACCGCAGTCCGCCGGGCAACTTCCCTCGTCCTCCGTAGCCGTATCGCACTGACCATCGCCACACTGCGTGCCGCAATCGGTCGCGCAGGTCACGCTGGTCTCGCTTCCGTTGCACCTGCCGTCTCCGCAGGTGACCCCACAGTCAAACGGGCAGCTCCACGTGCTTTCGCTCGTCGAGCAGTAGCCGTCGCCGCAGTAGTCCCCGCAGTCCGCCGGACAGGTCGCGCTCGTCTCCGAGTCCGGCGAGCAATACGCATCGCCGCACTCCACTCCGCAGTCCGCCTCGCAGCTTGCGCTGTCCTCGGTCGAACCGCAGGTGCTGTCTCCGCAGACGTCGCCGCAGTCCGCCGGGCACGTGGTCGAACTCTCGCTCGATCCGCATGTCCCGTCGCCGCAGGCGTCGCCGCAGTCCGCCGGACACGTCACGGACGTTTCCGAACCGTTGCAGGCGCTGTCGCCGCAAACAAATCCACAGTCCATCGGGCACGTAATCGTGTCCTCCTCAGGACCGCAGACCAGGTTGCCGCACGGCTCGCCGCAATCTGCCGGGCAAGTCAGCGTCGTTTCGTTCGGGGAGCAGTAGTTGTCCCCGCACTCAACGCCGCAGTCCGCCTCGCAACTCGCCGAGGTCTCCGACGATCCGCATGTCCCGTCGCCGCAGCTGTCGCCACAGTCATCGGGACACGTCGCCGAGCTCTCGCCGTTGTCGCAGAAACCATCGCCGCACTGCGTGCCGCAATCGGCCGCGCAGCTGATGGTGGTCTCCGCTCCGTCGCACCGGTCGTCGCCGCAGCTGGTGCCGCAGTCAGCCGGGCAGCTCGCCGTACTCTCGTTCGCCGAGCAATAGGTATCACCGCATGCCTCGCCGCAATCGGCGGGGCAAGTCAACGTCGTTTCGGAGCTCGACGAGCAATACGCATCGCCGCACTCCACTCCGCAGTCCGCCTCGCAGCTTGCGCTGTCCTCGGTCGAACCGCAGGTGTTGTCTCCGCAGACGTCGCCGCAGTCCACCGGGCACGTGGTCGAACTCTCGCTCGATCCGCATGTCCCGTCGCCGCAGGCGTCTCCGCAGTCGGCCGCACACGTCGCCGGGGTTTCCGCCGTCGGGTCACAGTACGTGTCCCCGCAGACGAATCCGCAGTCGCTCGGACACGTCACCGTGTCCTCGCCCACTCCGCAGACCCCATTGCCGCACGGCTCCCCACAGTCAGCAGGGCAGCTCACGTCGCTCTCCGTCGGGGAACAGTAGTTGTCCCCGCACTCAACGCCGCAATCCGCCTCGCAACTCGCCGAATTCTCAGACTCGCCGCACAGGCCGTCACCGCAGGCATCCCCGCAGTCGGCCGGGCAGCTGATCGTGGTCTCGGATGCGCCGCAGTAACCGTCGCCACAACCGTCCCCGCAATCGCCGGGGCAGCTGGCGAACGTTTCGAGACCGTTGCAGGTCCCGTCACCGCATTGCTGACCGCAGTCAGCCGGGCAGTTGATGGTGTCTTCGCCGACGCCGCACACCGTGTTTCCACACGGCTCGCCGCAATCGGTCGGACACCTCACCGAGTTTTCGCTCGGGCTACAGTAGTTGTCGCCACAGACTTCGCCGCAGTCCG
This window contains:
- a CDS encoding glycosyltransferase gives rise to the protein MKILLVNKFFYPKGGAEISMFEQARLLSEEGHQVAFFSMHHPQNQQSDFDKYFVSYVDMSKPIYSLTGLKMIGRMIYSLDAKRKFAKMLDEFKPDVIHYHNIYHQISPSILSAAKERNIPSVMTVHDYKLICPNYTLFNKTDVCEKCKRYKYYQPVFQKCFKNSRLAGLAIAVESTIHRLMNVYQKNIDLFLTPSNFTKNKFVEWGWPEGKIRVLPHFIDLDRFHATSELKDYIISYSRLEMAKGYDTLIKVMRGLPNIHLKIIGSGPDEAKIKDLAKDLKNIEFIPHLGWSALIKEVSGARLVLNLSKYYETFGLTILEGMALGKVIVANQRGAMQELIDEEKTGYQVKVGDIESLKKIIESSYNDKEKLIKMGNEAREKAEKEYNSGEYYLKLMDAYNSLVARGGEMG
- a CDS encoding O-antigen ligase family protein; its protein translation is MSLLKKMESFSDDEFSGLNLKKIVFLSIVIVFASAMIVFYSPLLAISFFVGAIFVVLTFLRPKLILLFLIAYIAFEPFVLKYVPDSIYIFARYFSEGLLYLLTLVAFLKILYTRKYKKTPIDIPMLIFFIVMIISAVVNFVPLKISVLGIRQIIRFILLFYTIVYLNLDKNFIKQIIKVLLIILVFQSGVGVLQAAIGAPADSILIPEDRKFYGDIQLTSGTDQFWEPGQRVSAFMGRYDQLGTFLCLVLLIAVGLMYYNPEFIRKKYVKWLIFILGFPALILTYSRASWFGFLGAFLFIAIFLRKDRRVLIVFVILVALLSSYLLYSGIAVKYLTDVPGQTISERFFEAFSLARWRGEYYYFGRLYFFVNTLTTVLPAYPVFGAGPGQYGGGAVAALHNTTVYDKLSLPFGVYGTEGYIDNNWFSLLGETGIVGFCAYVVAFVLLLVYNLKVYKSTKDKFLRALSFACVGIVLAVGFQALLGTYLEVRTLAFYFWLTLACVVSLAQKEKLKV